A genomic stretch from Mycobacterium cookii includes:
- a CDS encoding nitroreductase/quinone reductase family protein yields MTVRYDEPHRAAIAANAVIRWLAEMGISIAGTTALHVRGRATGKRRSVVINLLAVDGVDYLVSPRGNTQWARNVRAAGEVEVGPRWRRRRRRAAELEDSAKPELLRGYLDRWYWEVKGHIAGLTPDSDEDELRAAASSIPVFALAAVG; encoded by the coding sequence ATGACAGTGCGCTACGACGAGCCCCATCGGGCGGCGATCGCCGCTAACGCGGTGATCCGCTGGCTGGCTGAGATGGGCATCAGCATCGCCGGGACCACGGCGCTGCATGTGCGCGGGCGCGCGACGGGCAAGCGGCGCTCGGTGGTGATCAACCTGCTGGCCGTCGACGGCGTCGACTATCTCGTGTCGCCGCGCGGCAACACGCAGTGGGCCCGCAACGTTCGGGCGGCCGGAGAAGTCGAGGTAGGACCGCGCTGGCGTCGTCGCCGACGTCGCGCGGCCGAGCTTGAAGACTCAGCGAAACCAGAGTTGCTGCGGGGGTATCTGGACCGGTGGTACTGGGAGGTCAAAGGCCACATCGCGGGGCTGACGCCTGACTCCGACGAAGACGAGTTGCGCGCCGCGGCATCGTCGATCCCGGTGTTCGCGCTGGCAGCTGTGGGCTGA
- a CDS encoding TetR/AcrR family transcriptional regulator: MAKRRDSRERIEAQIIELGRRHLIEHGAAGLSLRAIARDLGMVSSAVYRYVASRDELLTLLLVDAYSELADSVDRARDAIPEIWSDDVIAIAHAARSWAIEHPASWALLYGSPVPGYHAPAEQTVGPGTRVVGALFDAVAAGIATGDIMLSNYAAPQPLSADFERLRQEFGFPGDDSVVAKCFAIWAGVVGAISLEVFGQYGADTVSDPHMVFDTQIRLLVGVLTQSDVDSRPFWIPN; the protein is encoded by the coding sequence ATGGCCAAGCGGCGAGACTCGCGTGAACGCATCGAGGCGCAGATCATCGAGCTCGGCCGCCGCCATCTGATCGAGCACGGCGCGGCGGGGCTGTCGCTGCGGGCCATCGCGCGCGATCTGGGCATGGTGTCCTCGGCGGTTTATCGCTATGTGGCCAGCCGCGACGAGCTGCTGACGTTGCTGCTGGTCGACGCGTATTCCGAACTCGCGGACTCGGTGGACCGCGCTCGCGACGCGATACCCGAGATCTGGAGCGACGACGTGATCGCCATCGCGCACGCGGCACGCAGTTGGGCCATCGAGCACCCGGCCAGCTGGGCACTGTTGTACGGCAGCCCGGTGCCCGGCTACCACGCGCCAGCCGAGCAGACAGTCGGCCCCGGAACGCGGGTGGTCGGCGCCTTGTTCGACGCCGTCGCCGCCGGAATCGCGACCGGTGACATCATGTTGTCCAATTACGCTGCGCCACAACCGCTATCGGCCGACTTCGAGCGGCTGCGCCAAGAGTTCGGTTTTCCGGGTGACGATTCGGTCGTTGCCAAGTGTTTCGCGATCTGGGCCGGCGTGGTGGGAGCGATCAGCTTGGAGGTCTTCGGCCAGTACGGCGCGGACACCGTGAGCGACCCCCACATGGTGTTCGACACCCAGATCCGACTACTGGTCGGCGTCTTGACCCAATCCGACGTCGACTCGCGGCCGTTCTGGATACCGAATTAG
- a CDS encoding VOC family protein produces the protein MSFSFGSPVQVAWVTRDVTATETALTGLLGVKKWVRLPDIHFAPDSCSYLGAPADFVAHISLSYLGDTQLELIEPVRGPNIYSDFLRDSGPGLHHVCVEADSLEDFDASLTAAVDRGATVPQYGVMPGGLRFAYISAPQSGIPFLEIAHFSAEMRQFFDYIKQEQE, from the coding sequence ATGAGTTTCTCCTTCGGGTCACCGGTCCAGGTCGCCTGGGTGACTCGTGACGTGACCGCCACGGAAACCGCTCTGACCGGCCTGTTGGGTGTCAAGAAGTGGGTGCGACTGCCTGACATCCACTTCGCGCCGGACAGTTGCAGTTATCTCGGCGCACCGGCCGACTTCGTCGCCCACATCTCGCTGAGCTATCTCGGTGACACCCAGTTGGAGCTGATCGAGCCGGTCCGCGGGCCTAATATCTATAGTGACTTCTTGCGGGACAGCGGACCGGGTCTGCACCACGTCTGCGTGGAGGCCGACAGCCTGGAGGATTTCGACGCCAGCTTGACCGCTGCGGTCGATCGGGGTGCGACGGTGCCGCAGTATGGCGTGATGCCGGGCGGCCTGCGATTCGCCTATATCTCCGCGCCGCAATCCGGCATCCCGTTTCTGGAGATCGCGCACTTTTCGGCCGAGATGCGACAGTTCTTCGACTACATCAAGCAGGAGCAGGAGTAG
- a CDS encoding FAD-binding protein has translation MKSPIPATLSVDDVPSWSDEVDVVVIGFGIGGGCAAVTAAAAGSRVLVLERAAAAGGTTSMAGGHFYLGGGTAVQQATGHSDTAEEMYKYLVAASREPDLEKIRAYSDGSVEHFNWLEDLGFQFERSFYPGKVVVPPGTEGLSYTGNEKVWPFCEEAVPAPRGHSVPVPGELGGAAMVIDLLVKRADDLGVQFRYETGATNLVVNEDGAVVGVAWKHFSETGAVKAKSVIIAAGGFAMNPEMVAEYTPALGQPRRTKHHGLVAPYILGNPNDDGLGLRMGISAGGVAENMHEQFITAAAYPPEVLLTGVIVNKEGKRFVAEDSYHSRTSAFVLEQPEQTAYLIVDEAHTEMPAMPLIKFLDGYETIAELENALGIPAGNVAATLKRYNEFAAKGEDPDFHKQPDYLAPQDNGPWAVFDLSLGRAMYSGFTMGGLAVTVDGEVRRADDSVIPGLYAVGACASNIAQDGKGYASGTQLGEGSFFGRRAGAHAAAKAGGA, from the coding sequence ATGAAAAGCCCGATACCAGCAACGCTCAGCGTTGACGACGTGCCGTCATGGTCGGACGAGGTGGACGTCGTGGTGATCGGCTTCGGCATCGGAGGCGGATGCGCGGCGGTGACCGCGGCGGCCGCCGGCTCGCGGGTGCTGGTGCTCGAGCGCGCGGCCGCGGCGGGCGGCACGACGTCGATGGCCGGCGGGCACTTCTACCTCGGTGGCGGCACCGCGGTCCAGCAGGCGACCGGGCACAGCGATACCGCCGAGGAGATGTACAAATATCTGGTCGCAGCGTCGCGTGAACCCGACCTCGAGAAGATCCGCGCCTACAGCGACGGCAGCGTCGAACACTTCAATTGGTTGGAGGACTTGGGTTTTCAGTTCGAGCGCAGCTTCTACCCGGGCAAGGTCGTCGTTCCGCCGGGCACCGAGGGCCTGAGTTACACCGGTAATGAAAAGGTCTGGCCGTTCTGCGAAGAGGCGGTACCTGCGCCGCGTGGCCACTCGGTGCCGGTACCGGGCGAACTCGGCGGCGCGGCCATGGTGATCGACCTACTGGTCAAGCGCGCCGATGATCTGGGCGTGCAGTTCCGCTACGAGACCGGCGCAACCAACCTGGTGGTGAACGAGGACGGCGCCGTGGTCGGTGTGGCGTGGAAGCACTTCTCCGAAACCGGTGCGGTGAAAGCGAAATCGGTCATCATCGCAGCGGGCGGTTTCGCGATGAATCCGGAGATGGTCGCCGAATACACCCCCGCATTAGGTCAGCCGCGTCGCACCAAACACCACGGGCTGGTGGCGCCCTACATCCTGGGCAACCCCAACGACGACGGGCTCGGCCTGCGGATGGGTATCTCGGCGGGCGGCGTCGCCGAGAACATGCACGAGCAGTTCATCACCGCAGCGGCATACCCGCCGGAAGTGTTGCTGACCGGCGTGATCGTCAACAAGGAGGGCAAGCGCTTCGTCGCCGAAGACTCCTACCATTCGCGCACATCGGCTTTCGTGCTCGAGCAGCCGGAGCAGACCGCCTACCTGATCGTCGACGAAGCGCACACCGAGATGCCCGCGATGCCGTTGATCAAGTTCCTCGACGGCTACGAGACGATCGCCGAATTGGAGAACGCCCTGGGCATTCCCGCGGGCAACGTTGCGGCAACGTTGAAGCGCTACAACGAATTCGCTGCCAAAGGCGAGGATCCAGATTTCCACAAGCAGCCGGATTACCTTGCGCCGCAGGATAATGGCCCATGGGCCGTGTTCGATCTGTCACTCGGACGGGCGATGTATTCCGGTTTCACCATGGGCGGTCTGGCGGTCACCGTCGACGGCGAGGTGCGACGTGCCGACGACAGCGTGATCCCCGGCTTGTACGCCGTGGGTGCCTGCGCGTCCAACATCGCGCAAGATGGCAAGGGTTACGCCAGCGGCACCCAGCTCGGTGAAGGCTCGTTCTTCGGGCGCCGCGCCGGAGCGCACGCGGCCGCCAAGGCCGGGGGCGCATAG
- a CDS encoding ABC transporter ATP-binding protein/permease: protein MEHKTFKPSIDWSAAALDSVWWLAKGWLIAAVCVLVVLVVLRFVTEWGRQYWRITGGYFTGPQAVRVWVMLAVLLALVLLSVRLTVLLSFQSNDMFSALQTAFEGAATGNDRARESGVHGFWMSLVHFGVLATLFIARLLLDIYLTQRFIIAWRMWLTGHLTDDWLAGRAYYRDLFIDHTIDNPDQRIQQDIDIFTTGAGGTPNIPSNETANTLLFGAVKAVVSVVSFAAILWNLSGRLDVMGVDIPRAMFWIVVVYVSIATGVAFWLGRPLIGLSFNNEKLNAAFRYALVRLRDAAEAVGFYRGEQVERLTLWGRFTPIIDNYRRFVRRTILFNGWNWSVTQAIVPLPWIIQAPRLFAGAIAFGDVTQTATAFGEINESLSFFRNNYDYFAAFRAAIIRLHGLVDANDKGRDLPAVLTWPTDDGSVEFDGVEVRTPDGDPLVDPLDVRLESGQSLVITGQSGAGKTTLLRSLAELWPYASGTLRCPDGDNATMFLSQLPYVPLGTLRTVVCYPKEPTDVSDQTLQETLTRVALAPLSDRLDEVRDWAKVLSPGEQQRVAFARILLAKPRAVFLDESTSALDEGLEHALYQLLRNELPETVVVSVSHRPAVERFHDQQLELLGGGPWRLGPASREPAAV from the coding sequence TTGGAACATAAGACCTTCAAGCCGTCCATCGATTGGTCCGCGGCGGCCCTGGATTCGGTGTGGTGGCTGGCCAAAGGCTGGCTGATCGCCGCGGTCTGTGTCCTCGTGGTGTTGGTCGTCTTGAGGTTCGTCACCGAGTGGGGACGGCAGTACTGGCGGATCACCGGCGGCTACTTCACCGGGCCGCAGGCGGTGCGGGTCTGGGTGATGCTGGCGGTCCTGCTGGCGTTGGTGCTGTTGTCGGTACGGCTGACGGTGCTGCTGAGCTTCCAGAGCAACGACATGTTCAGCGCACTGCAGACAGCGTTCGAGGGCGCGGCGACGGGTAATGATCGGGCCAGAGAGTCTGGGGTACACGGCTTTTGGATGTCGCTGGTGCACTTCGGTGTGCTCGCGACGCTGTTCATCGCCCGGCTGTTGCTCGACATCTACCTGACCCAGCGGTTCATCATCGCGTGGCGCATGTGGCTGACCGGCCACCTCACCGACGACTGGCTGGCGGGCAGGGCGTACTACCGCGACCTGTTCATCGACCACACCATCGACAACCCGGACCAGCGCATCCAGCAGGACATCGACATCTTCACCACCGGCGCGGGCGGCACCCCGAACATCCCGTCCAACGAGACCGCCAACACGTTGTTGTTCGGGGCCGTCAAGGCCGTCGTGTCCGTGGTGTCGTTCGCCGCGATCCTGTGGAACCTGTCCGGGCGGTTGGACGTCATGGGCGTCGACATTCCTCGCGCGATGTTCTGGATCGTGGTGGTCTACGTGTCGATCGCGACCGGCGTCGCGTTCTGGCTCGGTCGTCCGCTGATCGGGCTCAGCTTCAACAACGAGAAACTCAACGCCGCGTTTCGTTACGCGTTGGTCCGGTTGCGCGACGCGGCCGAAGCGGTCGGCTTCTACCGGGGTGAGCAGGTCGAGCGGCTCACGCTGTGGGGACGCTTCACCCCGATCATCGACAACTACCGCCGGTTCGTCCGCCGAACGATTCTGTTCAACGGCTGGAACTGGTCGGTGACGCAGGCAATTGTCCCGCTGCCGTGGATCATTCAGGCGCCCAGGCTGTTCGCCGGTGCGATCGCGTTCGGTGACGTCACGCAGACGGCCACCGCGTTCGGCGAGATCAACGAATCACTGTCGTTCTTCCGCAACAACTACGACTACTTCGCCGCCTTCCGTGCGGCCATCATCCGGTTGCACGGATTGGTCGACGCCAACGACAAGGGCCGGGACCTGCCGGCGGTGCTGACCTGGCCGACGGACGACGGGTCAGTCGAATTCGACGGTGTGGAGGTCCGGACCCCCGACGGCGACCCGTTGGTCGACCCGCTGGATGTGCGGCTGGAATCCGGTCAGTCACTGGTGATCACGGGGCAGTCGGGTGCCGGCAAGACCACGCTGCTGCGCAGCCTTGCCGAGTTGTGGCCGTACGCGTCGGGGACGCTGCGCTGCCCGGACGGCGACAACGCCACGATGTTCTTGTCGCAGTTGCCCTATGTGCCGCTGGGGACGCTGCGCACCGTGGTGTGCTACCCGAAGGAGCCCACCGACGTCTCCGACCAGACACTGCAGGAGACGTTGACACGGGTCGCTCTCGCGCCGCTGAGCGACCGACTCGACGAAGTCCGGGACTGGGCCAAGGTGCTGTCGCCCGGGGAGCAGCAGCGGGTGGCCTTCGCCCGCATCCTATTGGCCAAGCCCAGGGCGGTATTCCTCGACGAGAGCACGTCGGCGCTCGACGAAGGGCTGGAGCACGCGTTGTATCAGTTGCTGCGCAACGAATTACCGGAGACCGTCGTGGTCAGCGTCAGCCACCGACCGGCGGTCGAGCGGTTCCACGACCAGCAGCTCGAACTACTCGGCGGCGGCCCCTGGCGGCTGGGGCCGGCGAGCAGGGAACCCGCGGCGGTCTAG
- a CDS encoding acetolactate synthase, whose translation MGNDADNTFHAGRLIARRLKASGIDTVFTLSGGHLFSIYDGCRSEGIRLIDTRHEQTAAFAAEGWSKVTRQPGVAALTAGPGVTNGMSAMAAAQQNSSPLLVLGGRAPAGRWGMGSLQEIDHVPFVAPLTRFAATAPSADAVCGLIDEALRATVGAPSGVAFIDFPMDHVFSVAADDGRPGALTAPRAPSLADGDALDRAVSLLATAQRPVIMAGTNVWWGHAEAALLRLAEERRIPVLMNGMARGVVPADHPLAFSRARSKALGEADVAVVVGVPMDFRLGFGAVFGPDTQLVVADRAQPDRQHPRPIAAGLYGDLSATLTVLSETPRAEPAGHEDWIAGLRATETTAREREHAELTDDRSPLHPMRVYAELAPLLDRDAIVVVDAGDFGSYAGRVIDSYVPGAWLDSGPFGCLGSGPGYALAAKLARPERQVVLLQGDGAFGFSGMEWDTLARHDVPVVSVIGNNGIWALEKHPMEALYGYSVVAELRPETRYDDVVRALGGHGELVRTPAELKPALKRAFDSGQPAVVNVLTDPDVAYPRRSNLA comes from the coding sequence ATGGGCAACGACGCCGACAACACCTTCCACGCCGGCCGGCTCATCGCCCGCCGGCTCAAGGCCAGCGGAATCGACACCGTCTTCACCTTGTCGGGCGGCCATCTGTTCTCGATCTATGACGGCTGTCGCAGCGAGGGCATCCGGCTGATCGATACCCGCCATGAGCAGACCGCGGCGTTCGCGGCCGAAGGCTGGTCGAAGGTGACCCGGCAACCGGGGGTCGCCGCGCTGACCGCGGGCCCGGGCGTGACCAACGGGATGAGCGCGATGGCTGCCGCACAGCAGAACTCGTCGCCGTTGCTGGTACTCGGCGGCCGGGCGCCGGCAGGGCGATGGGGGATGGGGTCGCTGCAGGAGATCGACCACGTCCCGTTCGTGGCGCCGCTGACCAGATTCGCCGCCACTGCGCCGTCGGCCGACGCTGTCTGTGGGCTGATCGACGAGGCGCTGCGCGCCACCGTCGGCGCGCCGTCCGGTGTGGCGTTCATCGACTTCCCGATGGATCACGTCTTTTCCGTCGCCGCCGACGACGGCCGGCCGGGTGCGCTCACGGCACCGCGGGCGCCGTCGCTGGCCGACGGCGACGCCCTGGATCGGGCAGTGAGTCTGCTGGCCACCGCGCAGCGTCCGGTGATCATGGCCGGCACCAACGTCTGGTGGGGTCACGCCGAGGCGGCGCTGCTGCGACTCGCCGAGGAACGACGCATCCCGGTACTGATGAACGGCATGGCCCGTGGCGTGGTGCCCGCCGACCATCCGCTGGCGTTCTCCCGAGCACGCTCAAAAGCGTTGGGCGAAGCCGACGTTGCGGTCGTCGTCGGGGTACCGATGGACTTCCGGCTCGGATTCGGCGCGGTGTTCGGGCCAGACACCCAGCTCGTCGTCGCCGACCGCGCCCAACCCGACCGCCAACATCCCCGGCCGATCGCGGCCGGACTCTACGGCGATCTTTCGGCGACCCTGACCGTGCTGAGCGAGACACCCCGCGCCGAGCCGGCCGGCCATGAAGACTGGATCGCCGGCCTGCGTGCCACCGAGACCACAGCCCGCGAGCGTGAGCACGCCGAGTTGACCGACGACCGCAGCCCGCTGCACCCGATGCGGGTGTACGCCGAACTGGCGCCGCTGCTGGACCGCGACGCGATCGTCGTCGTCGACGCCGGCGACTTCGGCTCCTACGCCGGCCGGGTGATCGACAGTTACGTCCCTGGCGCGTGGCTGGACAGCGGCCCGTTCGGCTGCCTGGGCTCGGGTCCCGGCTACGCGCTGGCCGCCAAGCTGGCCCGGCCGGAGCGACAGGTCGTACTCCTGCAGGGCGACGGCGCGTTCGGCTTCAGCGGCATGGAGTGGGACACCCTGGCCCGGCACGACGTCCCCGTCGTCTCGGTGATCGGCAACAACGGGATCTGGGCGCTCGAAAAACACCCCATGGAGGCCCTGTACGGCTACTCGGTGGTGGCCGAACTGCGGCCCGAGACCCGCTACGACGACGTGGTACGAGCGTTGGGTGGGCACGGCGAGCTGGTAAGAACGCCCGCCGAACTGAAGCCCGCCCTCAAGCGTGCCTTCGACAGCGGCCAACCCGCCGTTGTGAACGTGCTCACCGACCCCGACGTCGCCTATCCACGCCGATCCAATCTCGCGTGA
- the secA2 gene encoding accessory Sec system translocase SecA2, whose product MSKTTRASSDRLGNRFWRLLGASTEKNQSRSLAQVKASAEYDKKAAGLDDEQLRKAAGLLKLDDLAESDDIPQFLAIAREAAERTTELRPFDVQLLGALRMLAGDVIEMATGEGKTLAGAIAAAGYALAGRHVHVVTINDYLARRDAEWMSPLLEALGVSVGWVTGESSADERRTAYKCNVTYASINEIGFDVLRDQLVTDEADLVSPNPDVALIDEADSVLVDEALVPLVLAGTSHREQPRLEIIRLVGELQAGTDYDTDSDSRNVHLTEAGAHKLEKRLGGIDLYSEEHVGTTLTEINVALHAHVLLHRDVHYIVRDDAVHLINASRGRIAQLQRWPDGLQAAVEAKEGIETTETGEVLDTITVQALVNRYPTVCGMTGTALAAGEQLRQFYKLGVSPIPPNTPNIREDETDRVYITAAAKIDAILAHIIEVHETGQPVLVGTHDVAESEELHERLQRRGVPAVVLNAKNDAEEAAVIAEAGKLGAVTVSTQMAGRGTDIRLGGSDVGDNDAEKKEVVELGGLHVVGTGRHHTERLDNQLRGRAGRQGDPGSSVFFSSWEDDVAASNLEPNKLPTQTDDDGRVVSSKVAGLLEHAQRVAEGRLLDVHANTWRYNQLTAQQRAILVDRRNTLLSTAAAREELAELAPERYAELSENISEERLEKICRLIMLYHLDRGWADHLAYLADIRESIHLRALGRQNPLDEFHRMAVDAFASLAADAIEAAQQTFETSPAIEDEPGVDLSKLARPTSTWTYMVHDNPLSDDSLSALSLPGIFR is encoded by the coding sequence GTGTCAAAGACCACCCGCGCTTCGTCGGACCGATTGGGCAACCGCTTCTGGCGGCTGCTCGGCGCCAGCACTGAGAAGAATCAGAGCCGTTCCCTGGCCCAGGTGAAAGCCTCGGCGGAGTACGACAAGAAAGCCGCCGGACTCGACGACGAGCAGCTACGCAAGGCCGCCGGCCTGCTCAAGCTCGATGACCTTGCCGAATCCGACGACATCCCGCAGTTCCTCGCGATCGCCCGGGAAGCCGCCGAACGGACCACCGAGCTGCGGCCGTTCGACGTGCAGCTGCTCGGCGCACTGCGCATGCTGGCCGGCGACGTGATCGAAATGGCAACGGGCGAAGGCAAAACCCTGGCCGGAGCGATCGCCGCCGCGGGCTACGCGTTGGCGGGCCGGCACGTTCACGTCGTGACCATCAACGACTATTTGGCGCGCCGCGACGCCGAATGGATGAGCCCGCTGCTGGAGGCGCTCGGCGTCTCGGTCGGCTGGGTGACCGGCGAATCGAGCGCCGACGAGCGTCGCACGGCATACAAGTGCAACGTCACCTACGCGTCGATCAACGAGATCGGCTTCGATGTGCTACGCGATCAGCTGGTGACCGACGAGGCCGACCTGGTGTCGCCCAACCCGGACGTCGCCCTGATCGACGAGGCCGACTCGGTGCTCGTCGACGAGGCGTTGGTACCGCTGGTGCTGGCCGGGACCAGCCACCGCGAGCAGCCGCGGCTGGAGATCATTCGGCTCGTCGGCGAATTGCAGGCCGGCACGGATTACGACACCGACTCCGACAGCCGCAACGTCCACCTGACCGAGGCAGGGGCGCACAAACTGGAAAAGCGGCTCGGCGGAATCGATCTCTACTCCGAGGAGCACGTCGGTACCACGCTCACCGAGATCAATGTCGCGCTGCACGCGCACGTCCTGCTGCACCGCGACGTGCACTACATCGTGCGCGATGACGCGGTGCATTTGATCAATGCTTCGCGTGGCCGGATCGCCCAGCTGCAACGCTGGCCGGACGGCCTGCAGGCAGCCGTGGAGGCAAAAGAAGGCATTGAGACCACCGAAACCGGCGAGGTGCTCGACACCATCACGGTGCAGGCGCTGGTCAACCGTTATCCGACGGTGTGCGGGATGACCGGCACCGCGCTCGCCGCCGGCGAGCAGCTACGCCAGTTCTACAAGCTCGGCGTGTCCCCGATTCCGCCGAACACCCCGAACATCCGCGAGGATGAGACCGACCGCGTCTACATCACCGCGGCCGCGAAGATCGACGCGATCCTGGCGCACATCATCGAGGTGCATGAGACCGGACAACCGGTCCTGGTCGGCACCCACGACGTCGCCGAGTCCGAAGAGCTGCACGAGCGGCTCCAGCGTCGTGGCGTGCCGGCGGTGGTGCTCAACGCCAAGAACGACGCCGAGGAGGCCGCGGTGATCGCCGAGGCCGGCAAGCTCGGGGCCGTCACGGTCTCGACGCAGATGGCCGGGCGCGGCACCGACATCCGGCTCGGCGGCTCCGACGTAGGGGACAACGACGCTGAGAAAAAAGAGGTCGTTGAGCTCGGCGGGCTGCATGTGGTCGGCACCGGCCGCCACCACACCGAACGACTGGACAATCAGCTGCGTGGTCGTGCCGGTCGGCAGGGCGACCCGGGTTCGTCGGTGTTCTTCTCCAGCTGGGAGGACGACGTCGCCGCGTCGAACCTCGAACCCAACAAGTTGCCGACGCAGACCGACGACGACGGCCGGGTCGTCAGCTCCAAGGTCGCCGGACTGCTCGAGCATGCGCAGCGCGTCGCCGAGGGCCGGCTGCTGGATGTGCACGCGAACACGTGGCGCTACAACCAGTTGACCGCTCAGCAACGCGCGATCCTGGTCGACCGCCGCAACACACTGCTGAGCACGGCCGCGGCCCGCGAAGAGCTTGCCGAGCTGGCACCCGAGCGCTACGCGGAGCTGTCTGAGAACATCTCCGAAGAGCGCCTGGAGAAGATCTGCCGGTTGATCATGCTGTACCACCTCGACCGGGGCTGGGCCGATCACCTCGCCTACCTGGCCGATATCCGGGAAAGCATCCATCTGCGTGCGCTGGGACGCCAGAATCCGCTGGACGAGTTCCACCGGATGGCCGTGGACGCGTTCGCATCGCTGGCCGCCGACGCGATCGAGGCCGCCCAGCAGACGTTCGAAACGTCGCCGGCGATCGAAGACGAGCCCGGCGTTGATCTGTCCAAGTTGGCCCGTCCGACATCGACGTGGACTTACATGGTCCACGACAACCCACTGTCCGACGACTCGCTTTCCGCACTGAGCCTGCCGGGCATCTTCAGATGA
- a CDS encoding CDP-alcohol phosphatidyltransferase family protein, whose translation MNRPHAHDRLLTVPNVLSAIRLALIPVFLYLLLVAHADGWAVAILMFSGASDWADGKIARLMNQGSRLGEYLDPAVDRLYMVTTPIAFGLRGIVPWWIIAILLVRDVLLAAELPLLRTRGITALPVIYVGKAATFALMSAFPLILLGQFDALWSRIVLACGWAFLIWGLYMYLWSFVVYAIQVVLVLRSMPPANPREKRSQTKADADG comes from the coding sequence ATGAACCGGCCGCACGCACACGACCGGCTCCTCACCGTGCCGAACGTGCTGAGCGCGATCCGTCTGGCGCTGATCCCGGTCTTCCTCTACCTCTTGCTGGTCGCGCATGCCGACGGGTGGGCGGTGGCCATCCTGATGTTCAGCGGTGCGTCGGACTGGGCGGACGGCAAGATCGCCCGGTTGATGAACCAGGGCTCGCGGCTGGGGGAGTACCTGGATCCCGCGGTCGACCGGCTCTACATGGTGACGACGCCGATCGCCTTCGGGCTGCGCGGCATCGTGCCCTGGTGGATCATCGCGATCCTGCTGGTGCGTGATGTGTTGCTGGCGGCCGAACTTCCGTTGCTGCGTACGCGCGGCATCACCGCACTGCCGGTGATCTACGTCGGCAAGGCTGCGACGTTCGCGCTGATGTCCGCCTTCCCGCTGATCCTGCTGGGCCAGTTCGACGCGCTGTGGAGTCGGATCGTATTGGCTTGCGGCTGGGCGTTTTTGATCTGGGGCCTGTACATGTACTTGTGGTCCTTCGTGGTGTACGCGATACAGGTGGTGCTGGTCCTGCGCAGCATGCCACCGGCGAATCCCCGCGAAAAGCGTTCGCAGACAAAGGCGGATGCCGATGGCTGA
- a CDS encoding DUF881 domain-containing protein, with amino-acid sequence MPMADQALGGYDPYAGLSAHDAGQPQRIPVPSLLRALLSEHLDPGYAAAAAKRENADGPQNGRARAAGWVWQALAALLVATVFAAAVAQARLVAPGVSAAQRVLAAGVRSEEAATGQLTARRNALTTQRDDVQRRALAEDSAGRQLLTQLDRLSLAAASTPVTGPGLSLTVTDPGVGPNLSDVSKQRVAGSRQIILDRDLQLVVNSLWASGAEAISVGGVRIGPNVTIRQAGGAILVDNNPISSPYAVLAVGPPHSMQDLFDNSPGLRRLRLLEASYGVGVRVSAGDQLTIPAGTVRDVKFAKQIGP; translated from the coding sequence ATGCCGATGGCTGACCAGGCGCTCGGCGGCTACGACCCCTATGCGGGTCTGAGCGCGCACGATGCCGGGCAACCACAGCGCATCCCGGTGCCCTCACTGCTGCGGGCCTTGCTCTCCGAACACCTGGACCCGGGGTATGCGGCCGCGGCCGCGAAGCGCGAGAACGCCGACGGTCCGCAGAACGGTCGCGCCCGGGCAGCGGGCTGGGTCTGGCAGGCGCTGGCTGCGTTGCTGGTGGCCACGGTGTTCGCCGCGGCAGTCGCGCAGGCACGGCTCGTCGCGCCGGGCGTCAGTGCGGCCCAACGGGTCTTGGCAGCCGGGGTGCGCTCGGAGGAGGCAGCGACGGGTCAGCTCACCGCGCGGCGCAACGCGCTCACGACGCAGCGCGACGACGTGCAGCGGCGGGCATTGGCCGAAGACTCCGCGGGCCGGCAGCTGCTGACCCAGCTCGACCGGCTGAGCCTGGCAGCCGCGAGCACCCCGGTCACCGGTCCCGGTCTCAGCTTGACGGTCACCGACCCGGGCGTCGGACCGAACCTGTCCGATGTGTCCAAGCAGCGGGTCGCCGGCAGTCGGCAGATCATCCTCGACCGGGATCTACAGCTGGTGGTGAATTCGTTGTGGGCCAGCGGCGCTGAGGCCATCTCCGTCGGCGGGGTCCGGATCGGGCCGAACGTGACGATCCGGCAAGCAGGCGGTGCGATCCTGGTCGACAACAACCCGATCAGCAGTCCGTACGCGGTTCTCGCCGTCGGCCCACCGCATTCCATGCAAGATTTGTTCGACAACAGTCCCGGCCTGCGCCGGCTGCGGCTGTTGGAGGCGTCGTACGGTGTCGGCGTCAGGGTGAGTGCCGGAGACCAGCTCACGATTCCGGCGGGCACGGTCCGAGATGTCAAGTTCGCCAAGCAGATTGGGCCTTAG